A genomic stretch from Setaria italica strain Yugu1 chromosome VII, Setaria_italica_v2.0, whole genome shotgun sequence includes:
- the LOC101761165 gene encoding 40S ribosomal protein S27 codes for MVLQNDIDLLNPPAELEKLKHKKKRLVQSPNSFFMDVKCQGCFSITTVFSHSQTVVVCPGCQTVLCQPTGGKARLTEGCSFRRKGD; via the exons ATG GTGCTCCAGAACGATATCGACCTGCTGAACCCGCCGGCGGAGCTGGAGAAGCTCAAGCACAAGAAGAAGCGCCTCGTCCAGTCCCCCAACTCCTTCTTCATG GATGTCAAGTGCCAGGGCTGCTTCAGCAT CACTACCGTGTTCAGCCACTCCCAGACGGTGGTGGTCTGCCCGGGCTGCCAGACGGTGCTCTGCCAGCCGACCGGCGGGAAGGCCAGGCTAACCGAGGGGTGCTCCTTCCGCCGCAAGGGCGACTAA
- the LOC101761549 gene encoding nudix hydrolase 13, mitochondrial translates to MAPGGEKKILVARKGRLRQRYDGEYRLVAGCVPYRVGADGQPELLMVSTPNRDDLVFPKGGWEDDEDVHEAACREALEEAGVKGAINRTALGMWVFRSKSSPVSGDSPRGACKGYIFALEVAEELEQWPEQDTHGRRWVSPADAYRLCRYDWMREALSALLGRLAAKPAAQEMSDGHGGVYMMVKAAAAAADRAVALC, encoded by the exons ATGGCGCcaggaggagagaagaagatCCTGGTGGCGAGGAAGGGCCGGCTGCGGCAGCGCTACGACGGCGAGTACCGCCTCGTCGCTGGCTGCGTCCCGTACCGCGTGGGCGCCGACGGCCAGCCCGAGCTGCTCATGGTCTCCACGCCCAACCGGGACGACCTCGTCTTCCCCAAG GGCGGgtgggaggacgacgaggacgtGCACGAGGCGGCCTGCCgcgaggcgctggaggaggccGGGGTCAAGGGCGCCATCAAC AGAACCGCGCTGGGGATGTGGGTGTTCAGGAGCAAGAGCAGCCCGGTGAGCGGCGACAGCCCCCGGGGCGCCTGCAAGGGCTACATCTTCGCGCTGGAGGTCGCCGAGGAGCTCGAGCAGTGGCCGGAGCAGGACACCCACGGCAGGCGGTGGGTGTCCCCGGCGGACGCGTACCGCCTGTGCCGGTACGACTGGATGCGCGAGGCGCTGTCGGCGCTGCTGGGCCGCCTTGCGGCGAAGCCCGCCGCGCAGGAGATGAgcgacggccacggcggcgtgTACATGATGGTcaaggcggccgccgccgcggcggaccgGGCGGTGGCGCTCTGCTAG